In Spinacia oleracea cultivar Varoflay chromosome 5, BTI_SOV_V1, whole genome shotgun sequence, a single window of DNA contains:
- the LOC110795821 gene encoding uncharacterized protein codes for MGDLYLNIFPNWCFTTNLTHHRNGRIVLAWDPDVFQMNIIHMDSQMIHGFVIMGDFNAVKEIEDRIGSPVRLSDIQPMRNCMAKCQLTEVKTIGRLYTWNNKQDGGNRVFSRIDRVLSNSAWDVMFPNAEALYLPEGTYDHCPMVLSSYPTMHQKKPFRFYNMWTSSDEFIPIVERNWSKYVYGCVMFKIIQKLKWIKHDLKLLNKTGYSNVDETKVQMQAHLAEIQDKLHSDPTNIDLSTTEKNAAADYRKAQDNLLSFLHQTAKVHWLEKGDENTKAFYQSIK; via the exons ATGGGTGATCTGTATCTTAACATTTTCCCAAATTGGTGCTTTACTACTAACCTAACTCATCACAGAAATGGTAGAATTGTCCTAGCTTGGGACCCTGATGTGTTTCAGATGAACATTATCCATATGGACAGTCAAATGATTCATGGTTTT GTGATCATGGGTGATTTCAATGCTGTAAAAGAAATAGAAGACAGGATTGGCTCTCCTGTGAGATTGTCAGATATCCAGCCAATGAGAAACTGCATGGCTAAGTGTCAACTTACAGAAGTAAAAACCATAGGCAGACTTTACACTTGGAACAACAAACAAGATGGTGGTAATAGGGTGTTCTCTAGAATTGACAGAGTTCTATCCAACTCTGCATGGGATGTTATGTTCCCCAATGCAGAAGCTTTATACCTCCCTGAAGGCACCTACGACCATTGCCCCATGGTTCTGAGTTCCTACCCCACCATGCACCAGAAGAAGCCATTCAGATTTTATAACATGTGGACATCATCAGATGAGTTCATACCCATTGTGGAAAGGAACTGGTCAAAATATGTTTATGGGTGTGTGATGTTCAAAATAATTCAGAAGCTGAAATGGATCAAGCATGATCTGAAACTCCTAAACAAAACTGGTTACAGCAATGTTGACGAAACCAAAGTTCAAATGCAAGCCCATCTGGCTGAGATTCAGGATAAACTTCACTCTGATCCCACCAACATTGATTTATCTACAACAGAGAAGAATGCTGCAGCTGACTACAGGAAAGCACAAGACAATTTGTTGTCTTTCCTACACCAAACAGCCAAAGTGCATTGGCTTGAAAAGGGAGATGAAAACACCAAAGCCTTTTATCAGAGCATCAAATAA